One segment of Polaribacter huanghezhanensis DNA contains the following:
- a CDS encoding IS1096 element passenger TnpR family protein, whose translation MYKVRIILDTKKDVIRTITVNNTINLEELHFLIAKSFGFNGQEMASFYRTDDEWNQGEEIPLFNMSEFGDEISMSSCLLNETLPNVYDKLIYVYDFFSMWTFYVEVIAISKKEIDGTKIIMSVGEIPDEAPEKEFVAEKSDDEFSDDEFDSFEDYDFDNY comes from the coding sequence ATGTATAAAGTACGCATCATATTAGATACCAAAAAAGATGTAATTAGAACAATTACGGTTAATAATACTATTAACTTAGAAGAATTACATTTTTTAATTGCAAAATCTTTTGGATTTAATGGTCAAGAAATGGCTTCTTTTTACAGAACCGATGACGAATGGAATCAAGGAGAAGAAATTCCGTTGTTTAACATGTCTGAGTTTGGCGACGAAATCTCTATGAGTTCTTGTCTCTTAAATGAAACATTACCTAATGTTTATGATAAGTTGATTTATGTGTACGATTTCTTTAGCATGTGGACTTTCTATGTAGAAGTTATTGCAATTTCAAAAAAAGAAATAGACGGAACTAAAATTATTATGTCTGTTGGAGAGATACCTGATGAAGCTCCAGAAAAAGAATTTGTTGCAGAAAAATCGGACGATGAATTTTCTGATGACGAATTTGATTCTTTTGAAGATTACGATTTTGATAATTATTAA